In a genomic window of Virgibacillus sp. SK37:
- a CDS encoding TetR/AcrR family transcriptional regulator — MRTELRQKIIQSALLLFEKQGYHGVTVNQIVEDVGTSKGGFYHHFKTKDELLYVIHDTFISYALEKATNANNMYDSPTKKLQTIIHDFVKVFDIYKPHISVFYQENIYLNEKYEILIKKKRDQFKNIIMKALYEGKEQGEFRSDLQVDITGMAILGMVNWTYKWYQQGGFRTIDEISHIFVDLILHAVLEPETIASDKYKELLMK; from the coding sequence ATTAGAACGGAATTACGTCAAAAAATTATTCAATCTGCTTTACTTTTATTTGAAAAACAAGGCTATCATGGCGTCACAGTAAATCAAATTGTGGAAGATGTTGGCACATCAAAAGGTGGATTTTATCATCATTTTAAAACAAAAGATGAACTACTATATGTTATCCACGACACTTTCATATCTTATGCTTTAGAAAAGGCCACAAATGCGAACAACATGTATGACTCACCAACTAAGAAGTTGCAAACCATTATCCATGACTTTGTGAAAGTCTTTGACATTTACAAACCACATATATCTGTTTTTTACCAAGAAAATATTTACCTGAATGAAAAATATGAAATATTAATTAAGAAAAAAAGAGATCAGTTTAAAAACATCATTATGAAAGCGCTTTACGAAGGGAAAGAACAAGGAGAATTCAGATCAGATCTGCAGGTTGATATTACTGGTATGGCAATATTAGGAATGGTCAATTGGACATATAAATGGTATCAGCAAGGTGGGTTCAGAACAATTGATGAAATAAGCCATATCTTTGTTGATTTAATATTACATGCTGTATTAGAACCTGAGACTATTGCAAGTGACAAATACAAGGAATTGTTAATGAAATAA